A stretch of DNA from Negativicutes bacterium:
ATAGGCGCGTCCGGTCATAAAGATGGCGAAGGTGCTGATGAAGGGTGTTTTGCCGCTGGCGGCAAATCCGGCGGCGATGCCGGTCATATTGGCTTCGGCAATGCCGCAGCTGAAAAAACGTTGGGGATACGCTCTGGCAAAACCGGCGGTCAGGGTGGAGGTGGCCACATCAGCATCCAGCACCACAATATTGGGGTTTTCGGCGCCAAGCGCAATTAAGGTTTCCTGATATGCCTCACGGGCTGCTTTTACTGTTGTCATCTTAATCTCCTTCACTCCGCCAATTCCGCCAGCGCCAGCGCCAGTTGTTCCGCATTGGGCGCGGTGCCGTGCCAGGACGCTTTGTTTTCCATAAAGGAAATTCCTTTGCCCTTGACCGTATGGGCTAAAATCAGGGTTGGTTTTTCGGTTTCGCGGCGGGCGGCGGCAAAACCTTGGCGGATATCGTCAAAGTTATGCCCGTCAATTTCCACCACATTCCAGCCAAAAGCCTGCCATTTTTCTTTTAAGGGGGAAACGCCCATCACATCGGCAACTTTGCCGGTAATCTGCAGGTCGTTGTTGTCTAAGATTGCGGTCAGGTTAGCTAACTGGTAATGAGCGGCCGCCATGGCGGCTTCCCAGATCTGGCCTTCCTGCTGTTCGCCGTCGCCCATCACCGCATAAATCCGGCTGCTGCGCTGGTCCATCCGAGCCGCCAAAGCCATGCCCACTGCTATGGAGAGGCCCTGACCCAGCGAACCGCTGGTAAAATCCACCCCGGGCGTTTTGTTCATATCGGGATGTCCCTGCAGCCGGCTGTTGATCTGCCGAAAGGTCATCAGCTCCGCTTTGGGGAAATAACCCCTGGCCGAGAGGATGGCGTAATAAACCGGCGTGGCGTGTCCTTTGCTGAGCACAAAGCGGTCGCGGTTGGGATCACGGGGATTTGTAGGATCAATATTCATCTCTTCAAAATAAAGGACGCTCAGCAGTTCCACCAAAGATAAGGAACCGCCGGGATGACCGGATTTGGCCGTGGCGACCATTTTTACAATGTCGCGCCGGGTTTCTTTGGCCAGGGCCAAGAGATCGGTTTGCATTTGTTTCACGCTCCTGCTTTCTTTTATCAATTTGCGCTGATTGCTTGTTTCGGAAGCTTTTTCGCAGGCGGGCAAGCGAATTCCTTTTGCTATTTTCAATCCTGTTGAAAGCGGCTATTTCTGCTTCGCCGCTCTTTTTTGCTTTTTTACTTCCCGCATGAATTTGGGGATGGCCAGCAAACGTCCCATGCGTTTGGGGTCGCGCAAGGCCCGGTAAAGCCATTCCAGATGGATGGACTGAATCCAGTGCGGCGCGCGTTTGTCCACGCCGGCCATGACATTAAAACTGCCGCCCACGCCGATGCAGACGGGCACGTTTAATTCTTTCAGGTGTTTCTGAATCCACAATTCCGCCGGCCGCGGCTTGCCCAGCGCGCAGAAGAGCATATCCACTTTTGCTTTGGCAATGGTTTCAATCATCACGGCTTCTTCCGCTTCATCAAAATAGCCGTCATGGGTGCCGCTCACCACCAGGCCGGGGTAGCGCGTTACCGCCTGGATCACCGCTTTTTCTGCCACACCGGGCGCCGCACCTAAAAAATAGGTGCGGTATTTTTTTGCGGCTGCCACTCGCAGCATTTCCTGCATTAAGTCATAACCGGCCACCCGTTCCGGCAAGGGGCTGCCCAGTTCGCGCGCGGCCCAAAGAATACCGCTGCCGTCGGGCACCAGCAGATCCGCTTTTTTTAAGGCCCGGCCGAATTCTTTTTCCTGCAGGCCGTTCCAGGCTATTTCCGGGTTGATGGTAACAATATGCGACGGCGTGCGTTTTGCAATACGCTTTTCCACCCAGGCTACCGCCTCCGGCATAGTCAGGCTGCCGACCTGAAAACCAACAATATTCACCGTTTTATTCATGGCGATCCTCCTCGATGGCGGCAAAAGCCAACTGCGCGCTGAGCATGGCCTGTTCGCGCAGCCGGTTGAGGGTCTGCTGCTCCGCTTCGCCCAAAGTGCTGCCGCTGTCCAATTGTTCTGTCACCAGCGCATACAATTCTTCGCTCCGCAACTCCAGAAGATTGCCGGCGGTGGTTTGCCGCACGCGCCGGGCAAAATGCTCTACTTTGGGATCATAACGGACGGCAATGGCTTTGGTCTGCGCCACCGCCGCAAAAATTAAGGCATGCAGCCGCACGCCAATCAGCAAATCGCAGGCGTCAATCAGGGAGATGACTTCTTCCACATGATGACCGCCGGGCAAGACGGCGGCCTGCTGTTGGTTTTGCAGGCGCGCCAGGATGGTTTCCGATATTTTCTCATCATCCTTTTCCTGCATGGGGATAAAGACAATGCGCGCCTTTCTTTCCACGATCAGCCGGTCCAGGGTGAGCGCCAGCTGTTCCACCCATTTTTCGTTGTCGCCCCAGGGGCGGACGGAGACGCCAATCAGCGGGCCGCTGCCCGGTTGCAGCTGTAATTGCCGCAGCAGCTGTTCGCCTAATTTCGCTTCCGGCCGGGGAAACAGGAGCACCGGGTCGGCCGAAAGCCGAATGCGTTCGGCTTTTAAACCAAGCCGCTGCAGTTCTTCTACCGATTCGGCGTCGCGCACCGTAATCACCCTGGCGCGTTGTAAAATAAACGCGGTCAGCCGCCGGTTCCACTTGCCGTTCAGGGGTCCGATGCCCTGCGCATAGATCATGAAAGGACAGCGGCGCAGGATTGCCAGCAGCAGAATGAACAGATAATAGCGCAGGCTGCGCGAGCTGGTCACGTCCTGCAGGAGGCTGCCGCCGCCGCTGATCAGCAAATCACTGCTGCCCAAGGCGTTCCAGATGGCGGCAAAATCGGTGCGCGAGAGGGAATGCACGCCATGGCTCTGCCGGGTGACGCCTGGGTTTGCCGATAAGACGGTCAGTTCCGCCGCGCTGTTCTGCTGCAGCAGGGCTTTCTGCACGGAAGTGAGAATGGCTTCGTCGCCCAGATTGCTGAATCCGTAATAACCGGAAATTAAAATCCGCGCCGCTCGCGCAGCCCCGGGCCGTTCTGCTGCATTAGAGTTCCGTTTGCTTGTTGTCATCACTTGGTTCCTCCCAATATCGTTTCCGGAGCCAAAGCGCCAATCTCATCACAAAATAAGCACAGAGTCCCAGGCAAACACCCAGTAAGATGCCCCAGAGGCCACGCTCAATGGCAATCATCATTCCGGAACGCACATGCGCAAAGGAATTCACCACGGAGACCCAGCCAACGCTTGCTATGGCCAGCAGCGGCCCCACCAAAAAAGCAAAGCCGGCGGCCAAAATGCCGGGAATCAGCAGAGAAGCCGGGTAGCCAATCAGGAATTCCTTGATTCTGGGTCTTGCTACCAGGACCTTCTCGAGGAATGCGCGCAGCTGCAGTTCCAGAGGGCTGATGCTGCTGACGGCGGCGTTACCGGAACGCAGCAGATAATAATAGGCGGCAAAAGCGGCGACTCCGGTAATCGTCAGCCACATCACACTAATCGGGCTGCCGAATAAGCTCTTGATATCGCTGCGTATCTGCAGCCAGCCGCGTTTGCCGGCCGGTTTGTGGAAACTGTAACCGTAACGCAGGAAAAACCAAAGCCCTAAAATCAGCAGCGGCAGGATGAAGCCGGCTTTCACGCCGCGGAAATACTGCAATTCCAGCATAAAATTGTTGTCACTCATCAGAATGCCCAGCAAAATGCCGCCGTTGATGGCAATCAGGAAGCTGCCGAGGGCTGCTTTGACGCTGTAGAACAAGACGCCGCCGGTTTTTAAATTCTTCGGCATCGCTTCCAGATAGCGCATGGCAAACATACCCGCCAGGACCGGATAAAGCACCTGCGCCGCAAAGGCGAGCAGCTGACGCAGCATCACCCAGCTGCCGGCAACCGTGCCGCCGGAACGGGCCAGATAACCAATCGCCAGCGCCGCCGCAGCGGCGCATACCGTTAAGATCAGCCAGTACTTTGTTTTGCCTTCCACACCCCACTGCATGAAAAATAAGACGGCGGAAAGCGCCAGGGCCAAAGGTAAGAGAACCATGCGTCCGGCTAAATGGAACGAGCCGATCGAACGCGCCGCCCCCATGGTATAACCGGAGTTTTCAAGACTGGCGACTGCTGTTTTGACCATAGCCTGATTCTTGCTGAGGATTTCAGCGGTAAGCACGGAACCGTTGCTAAAGAGCCGCAGGTACATGATCCGCATGTTGCGGTCCACCGCAGCACGCTGCCAGCGTTCCGCGATGCCGTCATAGGTCAGCCAATTCTTTTTATCCAATTCCGCCCGCTGAATGGAATAAACGCGAACCGCCTGAAAATCCGTTGCCTGCAGCAGCGCGCTGTCGCCGGTCAAACGCAGACTGTCCAATTGGGTTGCATTTTCCACCAGACCGTAATTCCAGCCGTATTGGTTGAGTATCTCCACAAAAGCATTGAAGGCGCCGTCCTGCGGGATTTTTTCATAGGCCGCGCCGCTAAAATCGGTGGTGCCGGGCAGCACTTTACCGGTGGCAATGATATTCGAAACCTTGCCGCAGGCAATCAGCGGCTGATAGAGCGCGCGCAGCTGCTCTGCCGTGATGCCGGGCGTTTCCGCGGGGCGCGGTTCAATCAGAAAGCCCAACGCCAGATATTCCTGCAGTTCGGTTTGGTCATACCATAAACCGGCTGTTTTATAAACCTCCCAGTAAGCGGAAGGGATTTCCAGAATCCCCAGCTTTTCGTTCTGAAAGCTGCGCCAGCCAAAGTGCCGGATCGGCCCGGACAACGATGAGGTGATCTGAGCAAACATCGCCAGGTTATCCGTAATCACATAGCGGCTCATTGTTTTTAAATTGTTCTGCAACAGCAGGGCAAAAGTGCTCTGCCCGTCGGTACGCAGCGCATCCGCTGCCTCGGCATAATCCAGGACGGTCAGATCGCCGCGCTTTTCCAATTCTTCAAAGGTTTTCTGATAAAGCGTAGCGGAGGTCGCGCCGGCGGCCCGAAAACCGGCCAGCGTGTCCAGGTAATATTGCCGGCCGCCATACCCTGCGGCAGCAAGATAGATCTCTTCGGTATCCAGAGAGATTTCAACCGATTTGGCGGCCCCTTCTGTCTGAATTCGCTCATAGGCGGTGAACCAAACAGGCAGCATCGAGAGTATAATCAATAAAATCAAGATTTTTTGCAGGCGTTTAAAGTTCAGCATGCTGATCCGTTCCTTTCCTGGCGGTATTGCTCTTCGCATCCGGTCCGGTTTCCGATTGGCTTTTATTTTCTTTTGGTTTTGATTTGGCCAAAATCCAGGTCAAGGCAAGCAAAGCGAGCAAGCCCAGCAGGCTGCCCAAAAACAAGCCCCAGCCGGTGCGCTGCAGAGATAATAAAAAGGGCGTATGCAAATGCATATAGGTATTGAAGACCGAAACCTGTCCGGCGGCGGCCAGCAGCAACGCCAGAAAACTCCAGACCGGCTGCCCGCTAAGCAGCGGCAGGATCAGCAGCGCCGGATAACCGGTGAGGAATTCTTTGAAGCGGGGGCGCACCCCAAAGAAACGGTCCAGAGCCTGCCGCAGCCACAATTCAAAGCCGCTGACGGCTCCAGTTTCGTTGCCGCTGCGCAGTATGTAAAAACCAATGCCGGCCAGCGCCAAAATACCGCCGGCCAGAGTTTTCCAGGTCAGGCGTTCTTTTAAACGGTTCAGCTGCTGACCGTGTTCCGTCTGCTGCCACAGCCAATAGGCGGCGGTCAGGACCAGCGGCAGCAGGTACGCCAGCTTGACGCCCCGGAAACTGCGGGCTGCCAGCAAATAGGCGTTCTCCGATAAAAGGGCATTGCCCAGGACGGCGCCGCTGAAGGTCAGGGCAGTCACAGCCAGCATACCAACAAGCGCTGTTTTCAGTTGGACCGCTCTGCCGGGCGGCGGTCCATTGTGCCACTGCCGTAAGAATTTCTGATAGAGGGTCAACCCCAAAGTGGGAAAGACAATGGCCGCCAGCAGCGCCATGCCTTCCAATAAAAGATAACCGGAGATCCAAAGCCTGCTGTAACAGAGAGACAGCAATAAGAGAGCACTTAAAGCAAAGGCATACAATAAAGGTTCCGGCACGCGGGGAAACCAGGCGGCAAATAAAAGCGCCGCGGCAGCCAGAATTCCCGCCGCCATAGAGAGGAAAGGCTGAAATCCCACACCCACCGCAGGCAGAGAGGCGGCTTTGCCCGGGGTGTAATCATTTGCCAGGAGATCGGTTCTGGTTTGCGTAATCCATTGCCGCAGCGAAGCCAGCTCGTTGCCGGCCGTCATATCCATGTGTTTATAGGGTTTCAGAAACAAGAGCCTGACACTGCGGTCGGTGACCGCCAGCAGCAATTCTTCTCTGGTATCGTAAGGATAACCGGGATGGATGCGGATGGCCTGATAACGATTGGCGGCTAAATAGTAATCCAGCCCTTCCTGTTTGCCTAAAAATTCCACAATCCCCAGCGGGTGACCCGCCATGGCTAAAATCCGCGCGGCAGCCGTCATCGTATCCTCGTTGCCCCAGCCATATACCTCATAGCCGCTGAAAAATAGTTTACTGCTGTTCGGCAGCAGCAGCGCGCTATAGAGAACCGACTGCACATCGGTATAGCCCTTGCTCAGCAGAGTATTGGATAATTGCGGCATCAGCATCAGATCGTTGGATTTGGCATAAGCCAGCAAATCCGCGTTGGGTGCCAGGGCATCTTCATCCAGCAGAACCAGCGTCGTCATCCCCCAGCTTTGCGCTTCTGCCACCAGCTGCAGCGTTTCCATCTGACAGCTTGCGGCAATTTTCTGCAGATCGCCGTATTCCAGGGCAAGTTCAACCGACCGGTTTGCTTCTTCGAAGGGAACCCGGACAGCCAATTGCCTGCCGGCCAGCACAAGAGATGCCGCCAGCACGATCCAGAGGGGAATATATCGCAATCGTTTCATCATCGTTTCTCCATCTCCGGCAGTTCTACGCCAAACTTGATCCTCTTGATTGCCTGCCCCGGCATAACGATTATGGTTTCCACCTTTGCGGCGGAAAACCCTTTTTCCTGCGCTGCCTTTCTCTGCACCGGCAGGGCCGCTTGCGCGCGTCCGCTGGCGCTGGTCAAACCGCCGAAAAAGTGGTATACTGGCAGTAAGATATCAAAGAATCAGACAGCTGCTTGGCACTGCCTTAATAAAAAATGAGGTGTTCTTATGGCAAAAACATTGGTTCTGGCCGAAAAACCTTCGGTCGGACGCGAATTGGCGCGGGTCTTGGGCAGCAATCAAAAAATGAACGGTTATCAGGAAGGCCCGCGCTATCTGGTGACCTGGGCTTTGGGACATCTGGTGACCCTGGCAACCCCGGAAGAATACGATAAAAAATATGAAAAATGGGAGCTGGAGGCGCTGCCGATTATTCCGGCGGCGATCAAGCTGGTTGTAATTCCGGAAAGCGCCCGTCAGTTCAATGTCGTCAAACAGCTGATGCAGCGGCCGGATGTGAGCGATCTGGTGATTGCCACCGATGCCGGGCGGGAAGGAGAGTTGGTTGCCCGCTGGATCATGGAAAAGGTCAATTGGCGCAAACCGGTGCAGCGCTTATGGATCTCTTCCCAAACGGATCTGGCCATCAAAGAAGGTTTCCAAAAATTAAAGCCCGGCCGGGACTACGAAAATCTCTATCGCTCGGCCCAGGCGCGTTCGATTGCCGACTGGCTGGTTGGGTTTAATGTTTCCCGCGCCCTCACCTGCCGCTATAATGCCCAGCTTTCGGCCGGGCGGGTGCAGACACCCACTTTGGCCATGATTATGGGCAGAGAAGAAGAAATCCGCCGCTTTCAGCCGCAGCCCTTTTATACCATCACCGCCCGCTGCAGCGGCTTTAGCGCCAGCCGGCGCGATCAGAGCAACAATACAAGACTCAGCGATCTTGCCCTGGCGGAAACCATCGCCAATAAATGCCGGCAGTCTAAACAGGCTCAGGTCAGGCAGGTTAAAAAAGAGCAGAAGCGGGAAGCGCCGCCTTTGCTGTTCGATTTGACCGAACTGCAGCGGGAAGCCAACCGCCGCTTCAGTTATACCGCCAGGCAAACCCTGCAATTGATGCAGCGCCTATACGAAGAGCATAAACTGCTTACCTATCCGCGCACCGATTCGCGTTATTTAAGCAGCGATATCCTGCCTACTCTCAATTCACGCCTGCGTTCTCTGGCCGCTTCGGCCGCCTACGGCAAACTGGCGGCGCCGTTTGTCAATAAAAAGATAACCGCCAAGCCGCGCCTGATCAATGATGCCAAGGTGACCGATCATCATGCCATTATTCCCACCGAACAGCCGGTCAATTGGCTGAATCTGACCGCCGATGAAAAACGCATCTATGATCTGGTCGTCCGCCGCTTTCTGGCGGTACTCAGCGAAGATTTTCTCTACGAACAAACCGAAGTCAGGCTTGATTTGGCCGCTGAGGTGTTTACCGCCCGCGGCAGGGTGGTGACTTCGGCAGGCTGGAAAAGTATCTATGACCAGACCTTGTTCAGCAGCAATGAGGAACTGGACGACGAAGAAGAGGACGCAGAAGACAGCAAGGAAAAGCAGCAGACGCTGCCGCCGCTGCAGGAAGGTCAGTTCCTGCCGGTGACGGAGGTGCAACTGCTGCGCGGCAGTACGCAGCCGCCCAGGCGCTATACCGAAGCCACCTTGCTTTCGGCCATGGAGCACCCGGCCAAGTTTATGACCGACAACAAACTGCAGAGCATTATCGAAGAAGTCAACGGCATCGGCACTCCTGCCACCCGGGCGGAAATCATCGAACGTCTCTTCACCGCCAATTACTGCGAACGGCGCGGCAAAGAAATTTTTCCGCTCAGCAAAGGCGAACAGCTGCTGAAACTGGCTCCTTCCGATCTGAAATCCCCCACTCTGACGGCGCAGTGGGAACAAAAACTGACGCTGATCAGCAAGGGTACGCTGCCGGACAAGACCTTTATCGACGAGATGCAAACCTATACCAAAAAGCTGGTCAACGATGTCAAGCAGTTTGCAGGTGATTATCATCACGACAATCTGACGCACACGCGCTGCCCCAACTGCGGCAAATTCCTCCTGGAAATCAACGGCAAGAAAGGCAAAATGCTGGTCTGTCAGGATCGGGAGTGCGGTTATCGCGAAAACCTTTCTTTCCTGAGCAATGCCCGCTGCCCCAATTGCCATAAGAAGCTGGAAGTCTTCGGCGACGGCGAGAAAAAAATCTATTCCTGCAAGTGCGGCTTCCGGGAAAAATACGACCGTTTCAACCAGATGCTGTCTGAAAACAAACAGCAGGCTTCCAAAGCGGAGATTCAGCGTTTTGAGCAGGAACAGTCACGCCGCAATGCCGCCGGCGATCAGTCGGCGTTTGCCCTGGCCTGGCAAAAAGCGCACGAGAAAGAACAAATCAACTAAACAAAAAACCCCGCCCGGTATGATGCCGCCGGCAGTTCCCTCTTAAAAAGAGGCGACTGCGTCGGAAGGCTTTCACCGGACGGGTTTTGCTGTTGATTGCGTCTCTTGTCTGCCCTGCCGCCCGGGGGAAGCGATACGGCGCTCAAACTAAGACAGAACCGTGAATTTGGGCGGACCGTCCGTCACCAGCAAGCGCTGCCAGCGCGGGCGGCAGGCTTTTATCATAACGGGGACAAATTCCGTAAAGCTTTGCAGCAAAGGGTGCAGGGCCGCATAATGCGAAAAAGGGTATTGCGCATACACTTGGCTGCAGGCTGCTGAAATTTGGCAAATTTGTGCCGCGAAGGGTGTATCCTGCAGCGGCTGCAGCATTTTTTCTCGTTCGCTGCAGGAATCCAGGGCCAGAGAGCCGCAGAGATAAATGCAGGCCAAGAAGGTCGCTTCCAAATGTTCTTTACGCTGCCTGGCCCGATCGGCAGAAAACGAGGTCATGGCGCGGGTCAACAAGCGCTGTTCGGCCAGCAGACCGGTGGTTTTAGCCTGCAGTAAGGGCAGCGGTTCCGATTCCGCCGCCAGGCGGGTGGCATAATATTCATCCCAGGCACGGTAAAAAAAAGCCGTGTAATCGGCAGTCACAGCATCAAGCTCCCCTGAGATGCTGCCCCGGATGGCCTTGAGACGATTGTTGTTGTCTACATGCGCCAATTCATGCTGCACCGTATTCTGCAGCAGCCGGTCTGCTTGCCGATCCTGCCGGCTGTTTTGCCAGAGTGCTTCAGAGATGAGAATATAAGAGTCGCCGTTTTTGCGGCGAATGAACTCACCGCCGTATTGACTTAAAAAGAGTTTGGGGGTAAATAGAATACCGCTCAAACCGCTCAAATCCAGCTCCCGGCAGAGGGCAAAGGGTTCCAGCCATTGACGAAGCAGTTGGCTGCGTTCCGGGTCTTCCCGGTAGGCAGTCTCGTTTACGGCAACAAAGCAAGAAAAAGGATCGCTCATTCTATTCCGTCTCCGTTGTTTTTTCGTTTTCTTCCTTTTGTTCGGACGCGGTAAACAGATTTTTCTCATAGAGATGCTTCGCATCCAGGCGGGCCTGCACAATTTCCCGCAGTAAAGCATAAAGCACCGATACCAGAGGGATGAACAGGAGCATCCCCCAGATACCCCACAAGGTGCCGCCCACGCTGACAGCCAGCAGCACCCAGATGGCCGGCAGACCGATGGAATTTCCCATCACCCGCGGATATATCAAATTACCTTCTACCTGCTGCAGAATCAGGAAAAGAACGAGAAACCAAAATGCCTTGAGGGGGTCGAGTATTAAAATCAGGACAGCACCGATCACACAGCCAATAAAAGCACCAAAGACCGGAATAATTGCCGTACAGCCAATGGTCACACTGATGACCAAGGCATAGGGGAAACGGAAAATGGTCATACTGATCAGAAACATCATGCCCAGGATGAAAGCTTCCAGGCATTGTCCGGAGAGAAAACTGGTAAAAATCTTAGCGGACAATTTAGAAATCCGCAAGATATTCTCAGCATTGGAACGGGGAAAAAAGGCATACAGCATTTTGGTCACTTGCCGGCCCAGTTCTTCTTTTTGCAGCAGCAGATAAATGGCAAAGACAATGGACAGCGTAAAGGTCAGCATGCCGCTGAAAATAGAAGTGACGACCGAAATGGTGGAATTGAAAATTCCGCCCAAAGAGGTTTCGGCAAATTTCGAAACGGTATTATAGATGCTGTTCCAGTCAAATTGCAGATCCTGCACCCATTTCACCGCATCCTGGAACTGCAAGGAGGCCAGCAAGTCTTCCAGCCAAATTTTGAATTGATCAAAATAGTCCGGCAGGTTATTTTGCAGGATCATCAGAGTATTCGTCAGCTCCGGAACAACCGCCACCATGACAACGGCAATGAAGGCAGCCAGGAAAGTCACGGTCAGCAGCAAGCTGAGCGCGCGATGGTATTTCTTCGGCAGAGGCAGCCTGCGCTTGCTGAAAATCTCCCGTTCCACTGTCTGCATCGGAACATTGACAATAAAAGCGATGATACAGCCTAAAATAAAAGGAGCCAGCACCCGGATGAAGAGGAGGAGAAAACGCCAAATCGCCTGCAGATTCTGTAACCCCCAGAGCAGCAGGATACCGGCTGCAATGATCTTAAACCAATACATGAAATCATGCTGATTGTTTTCCATAGCGGTTTCACTCCGATCCTGTCGCGTTCTTTCTAGAGCGCTTGCGCACGACAATTTTTCTTTATCCTTTTTAATTCGTGCCGGCAACCGCCGTTTCCTGCAAAAGCAAATCGTTCCCTGTTTTTCTGCCCTGCTTCTTGCTCCGGTATGTTCCAGAAAAAAAGCGTTCTTCTGTCTAATTCCTGCGCATTGACCGGCGACTGCTTGCGGGTAAAGCAAAACAGACCTCGGTCTTGCTACCGGGGTCTGTTTTAATCATTTCAGTTAAACGGTTGCTTTCCAAAGCCCATGCAGATTGCAATAAGCATAGACAGCAAGCGGTTTATCGTTGGGGGTGAGTGCGAAAACAACTTCGGGAACATCTCCGGCCTTCAAAGTTTTGCGTTGACCGCCCTGTTCGCTCAGAAGATAGACCCATTCAATATGATGCTCTTCTGTCATAGGATGCGGCACAGAACCAACGGCAACTTTCACATTATGGCCGTCTACGGTAGCAACAGGGATGTGTTTTTCTTTGCTCGCTTCCACGGTGTTGGGCAATAATTCTGTCATTTTTTGGTTGCAGCAAACCATACGCACACCGGAGTCGTGAATCAAACCTGCTATGTTACCACAGACATCACAACGGAAAAATCTACATTCTTTCATTCTGCCATCTCCTCCTTGTTTGTTTTTCTTCGCCCGGCAGTCACCGAACCATTGCTATTTTGCAGGACACCTTGTTACCCGGTCACTGTCTGCTGAATTTGATTATAACAGTATTCATTCGCATTTTCAAGAGGCAAATGAAATATTCCTGTCTTGGGCAAGCCCGGTTACCTTTTTTCAAACCTCCGCTTGACGAAAGAACCTGGGTGAAGTATGATAAAATTATTGTTTTGGCCATTGGTGCGGCAGAGCAGATGCGTTGCTCACCTCCTGCCCGGAATGACCAGCGAACAACAAGAACAACAATTTGGAGGAGGATTTACGATGCCAAAACTAGCGGTCGGCGACAAGATGCCCAATTTTACGTTTAATACCGCCTATCATTCCGGTCTTACCATTGCGGAGATTCTCCCAAAGCAGCAAAGAACCGTTTTTTGGGTGCTGCGCTATATCGGCTGCACCACCTGCCGTTATGATCTGCATCAGCTGGCCGGCAATTATCAGAAGTTCCTCGATCTGGACAGTCAGATCTATGTTGTGATGCAGAGCGAACCCGCCAATGTACGCGAATATCTGGCCGAGCACGCGCTGCCTTTTGAAATCATCTGCGACAGCAAACAGGAGATTTACCAAACGCTGATGATTCCCGCAACAGCCACACGGGAAGAACGTCAGCCCACCGAAGCCGCCGATCTCGCCAAATTAGCGGATAAAATGGCGAAGCTGAAAG
This window harbors:
- a CDS encoding DUF5693 family protein yields the protein MKRLRYIPLWIVLAASLVLAGRQLAVRVPFEEANRSVELALEYGDLQKIAASCQMETLQLVAEAQSWGMTTLVLLDEDALAPNADLLAYAKSNDLMLMPQLSNTLLSKGYTDVQSVLYSALLLPNSSKLFFSGYEVYGWGNEDTMTAAARILAMAGHPLGIVEFLGKQEGLDYYLAANRYQAIRIHPGYPYDTREELLLAVTDRSVRLLFLKPYKHMDMTAGNELASLRQWITQTRTDLLANDYTPGKAASLPAVGVGFQPFLSMAAGILAAAALLFAAWFPRVPEPLLYAFALSALLLLSLCYSRLWISGYLLLEGMALLAAIVFPTLGLTLYQKFLRQWHNGPPPGRAVQLKTALVGMLAVTALTFSGAVLGNALLSENAYLLAARSFRGVKLAYLLPLVLTAAYWLWQQTEHGQQLNRLKERLTWKTLAGGILALAGIGFYILRSGNETGAVSGFELWLRQALDRFFGVRPRFKEFLTGYPALLILPLLSGQPVWSFLALLLAAAGQVSVFNTYMHLHTPFLLSLQRTGWGLFLGSLLGLLALLALTWILAKSKPKENKSQSETGPDAKSNTARKGTDQHAEL
- a CDS encoding transketolase, with translation MIKESRSVKQMQTDLLALAKETRRDIVKMVATAKSGHPGGSLSLVELLSVLYFEEMNIDPTNPRDPNRDRFVLSKGHATPVYYAILSARGYFPKAELMTFRQINSRLQGHPDMNKTPGVDFTSGSLGQGLSIAVGMALAARMDQRSSRIYAVMGDGEQQEGQIWEAAMAAAHYQLANLTAILDNNDLQITGKVADVMGVSPLKEKWQAFGWNVVEIDGHNFDDIRQGFAAARRETEKPTLILAHTVKGKGISFMENKASWHGTAPNAEQLALALAELAE
- a CDS encoding WecB/TagA/CpsF family glycosyltransferase, coding for MNKTVNIVGFQVGSLTMPEAVAWVEKRIAKRTPSHIVTINPEIAWNGLQEKEFGRALKKADLLVPDGSGILWAARELGSPLPERVAGYDLMQEMLRVAAAKKYRTYFLGAAPGVAEKAVIQAVTRYPGLVVSGTHDGYFDEAEEAVMIETIAKAKVDMLFCALGKPRPAELWIQKHLKELNVPVCIGVGGSFNVMAGVDKRAPHWIQSIHLEWLYRALRDPKRMGRLLAIPKFMREVKKQKRAAKQK
- the csaB gene encoding polysaccharide pyruvyl transferase CsaB, translating into MTTSKRNSNAAERPGAARAARILISGYYGFSNLGDEAILTSVQKALLQQNSAAELTVLSANPGVTRQSHGVHSLSRTDFAAIWNALGSSDLLISGGGSLLQDVTSSRSLRYYLFILLLAILRRCPFMIYAQGIGPLNGKWNRRLTAFILQRARVITVRDAESVEELQRLGLKAERIRLSADPVLLFPRPEAKLGEQLLRQLQLQPGSGPLIGVSVRPWGDNEKWVEQLALTLDRLIVERKARIVFIPMQEKDDEKISETILARLQNQQQAAVLPGGHHVEEVISLIDACDLLIGVRLHALIFAAVAQTKAIAVRYDPKVEHFARRVRQTTAGNLLELRSEELYALVTEQLDSGSTLGEAEQQTLNRLREQAMLSAQLAFAAIEEDRHE
- a CDS encoding DUF5693 family protein encodes the protein MLNFKRLQKILILLIILSMLPVWFTAYERIQTEGAAKSVEISLDTEEIYLAAAGYGGRQYYLDTLAGFRAAGATSATLYQKTFEELEKRGDLTVLDYAEAADALRTDGQSTFALLLQNNLKTMSRYVITDNLAMFAQITSSLSGPIRHFGWRSFQNEKLGILEIPSAYWEVYKTAGLWYDQTELQEYLALGFLIEPRPAETPGITAEQLRALYQPLIACGKVSNIIATGKVLPGTTDFSGAAYEKIPQDGAFNAFVEILNQYGWNYGLVENATQLDSLRLTGDSALLQATDFQAVRVYSIQRAELDKKNWLTYDGIAERWQRAAVDRNMRIMYLRLFSNGSVLTAEILSKNQAMVKTAVASLENSGYTMGAARSIGSFHLAGRMVLLPLALALSAVLFFMQWGVEGKTKYWLILTVCAAAAALAIGYLARSGGTVAGSWVMLRQLLAFAAQVLYPVLAGMFAMRYLEAMPKNLKTGGVLFYSVKAALGSFLIAINGGILLGILMSDNNFMLELQYFRGVKAGFILPLLILGLWFFLRYGYSFHKPAGKRGWLQIRSDIKSLFGSPISVMWLTITGVAAFAAYYYLLRSGNAAVSSISPLELQLRAFLEKVLVARPRIKEFLIGYPASLLIPGILAAGFAFLVGPLLAIASVGWVSVVNSFAHVRSGMMIAIERGLWGILLGVCLGLCAYFVMRLALWLRKRYWEEPSDDNKQTEL
- a CDS encoding transketolase family protein; amino-acid sequence: MTTVKAAREAYQETLIALGAENPNIVVLDADVATSTLTAGFARAYPQRFFSCGIAEANMTGIAAGFAASGKTPFISTFAIFMTGRAY